Proteins encoded within one genomic window of Cellulomonas xiejunii:
- a CDS encoding regulatory protein RecX has protein sequence MADRTGRPAARRRGRSAAEPPDSGSAAHDAEPDPESVARAIVLRRLAAAAQSRGQLADALARRDVPADVATRVLDRFTEVGLIDDQEYARMFVRSRHAERGLSRRALGVELRRKGIDDETAAVALEDVDDADEEQAARELVRRRLRTTAGLETPVRVRRIYGALGRKGYSAGLVARIVREELATEGADDESLGELEA, from the coding sequence ATGGCAGACCGTACCGGCCGGCCCGCGGCACGTCGCCGCGGGCGGTCGGCCGCGGAGCCGCCGGACAGTGGCTCCGCGGCGCATGACGCCGAGCCCGATCCCGAGTCGGTGGCCCGGGCGATCGTCCTGCGCCGCCTGGCGGCCGCAGCGCAGTCGCGCGGGCAGCTGGCGGACGCGCTCGCCCGTCGCGACGTCCCCGCGGACGTCGCGACGCGCGTGCTCGACCGGTTCACCGAGGTCGGGCTCATCGACGACCAGGAGTACGCGCGGATGTTCGTCCGGTCGCGGCATGCCGAGCGGGGTCTGTCGCGACGAGCACTGGGCGTCGAGCTGCGACGCAAGGGGATCGACGACGAGACGGCAGCCGTCGCACTCGAGGACGTCGACGACGCGGACGAGGAGCAAGCGGCGCGTGAGCTGGTCCGCCGCCGGCTGCGCACCACCGCCGGGCTCGAGACGCCGGTGCGGGTCCGGCGCATCTACGGTGCGCTGGGCCGCAAGGGCTACTCTGCCGGCCTCGTCGCGCGCATCGTCCGTGAGGAGCTGGCCACCGAGGGGGCCGACGACGAGTCGCTGGGCGAGCTCGAGGCCTGA
- a CDS encoding MBL fold metallo-hydrolase translates to MSVRVCWLGHATVVLDVGGVRLVTDPLLRRHAGLLRRRGGVAPRTSDWRGADAALVSHLHHDHAELGSLRMLGPVPVLAAPSSAHWLTERGLRGVGVAPGEWRTVTGATGGTARVRTVPAEHGHRPMPHRPNAATGFVVQGGGLTVWFAGDTGPFPGLVRVPELAGAPVDLALVPVGGWGPRLSGGHLDPVEAARVCALVRARVAVPVHWGTLHAPASRRLPAGWMDRGGPAFEAAVHRLAPEVRPCVLRPGEAVVVAATGEVDGE, encoded by the coding sequence GTGAGCGTGCGGGTGTGCTGGCTCGGGCACGCGACGGTCGTGCTCGACGTCGGTGGCGTGCGGCTGGTGACCGATCCGCTGCTGCGGCGGCACGCAGGCCTGCTGCGTCGACGCGGCGGGGTGGCGCCGCGCACATCGGACTGGCGTGGCGCGGACGCGGCGCTCGTGTCGCACCTGCACCACGACCACGCCGAGCTCGGGTCGCTGCGGATGCTCGGCCCGGTCCCCGTGCTCGCCGCGCCGTCGAGCGCGCACTGGCTCACCGAGCGCGGGCTGCGCGGCGTGGGCGTCGCGCCGGGGGAGTGGCGCACGGTCACCGGCGCGACGGGCGGGACGGCCCGGGTGCGCACGGTGCCGGCGGAGCACGGTCACCGTCCGATGCCGCACCGGCCCAATGCCGCGACGGGGTTCGTCGTGCAGGGGGGCGGCCTGACCGTGTGGTTCGCGGGTGACACGGGCCCGTTCCCCGGCCTCGTCCGCGTGCCGGAGCTCGCCGGTGCGCCCGTCGACCTGGCGCTGGTGCCGGTCGGGGGGTGGGGTCCGCGGCTCTCCGGCGGGCACCTGGACCCGGTGGAGGCCGCACGCGTGTGCGCGCTGGTCAGGGCGCGCGTCGCGGTGCCCGTGCACTGGGGGACGCTGCACGCGCCGGCGTCGCGGCGCCTGCCGGCCGGGTGGATGGACCGGGGCGGCCCGGCCTTCGAGGCGGCCGTGCACCGCCTCGCGCCGGAGGTGCGACCGTGCGTGCTGCGCCCGGGTGAGGCGGTCGTCGTCGCGGCGACCGGCGAGGTGGACGGCGAGTGA
- a CDS encoding DUF3046 domain-containing protein, giving the protein MRNRELADLVANVLGPVEGRLLLEELVIGDLGDRTGAAALADGVEPRVVWHALCDALGIPDTARWGTDQHRQAPPRPGR; this is encoded by the coding sequence GTGAGGAACCGCGAGCTTGCCGACCTTGTCGCCAACGTCCTCGGCCCTGTCGAGGGCCGGTTGCTGCTCGAGGAGCTCGTGATCGGGGACCTCGGCGACCGCACGGGCGCCGCAGCGCTGGCCGACGGGGTCGAGCCACGGGTCGTGTGGCACGCGCTGTGCGACGCGCTCGGCATCCCCGACACCGCCCGCTGGGGGACGGACCAGCACCGGCAGGCGCCGCCGAGGCCCGGGCGCTGA
- the recA gene encoding recombinase RecA: MAAAPDRSKALEAALSQIDRQFGKGSVMRLGDEGRAPVEVIPTGSIALDVALGIGGLPRGRVVELYGPESSGKSTLALHVVANAQKAGGIAAFIDAEHALDPEYAKKLGVDTDALLVSQPDNGEQALEIMDTLIRSGAIDVIVIDSVAALVPKAEIEGEMGDSHVGLQARLMSQALRKITGALNASGTTAIFINQLREKIGVFFGSPETTTGGKALKFYASIRMDIRRIETLKEGTEAVGNRTRVKVVKNKMAPPFKQAEFDILYGVGISREGSLIDMGVEHGFVRKSGAWFTYEGDQLGQGKENARKFLRDNPDLANELDKKILEKLGIGAKVDAPADAPVAVDF, encoded by the coding sequence ATGGCCGCTGCTCCGGACCGCTCCAAGGCCCTCGAGGCCGCACTCAGCCAGATCGACCGCCAGTTCGGCAAGGGGTCGGTCATGCGTCTCGGCGACGAGGGTCGCGCCCCCGTCGAGGTGATCCCGACCGGCTCCATCGCCCTCGACGTCGCGCTCGGCATCGGCGGGCTGCCGCGCGGCCGCGTCGTCGAGCTGTACGGGCCCGAGTCCTCCGGCAAGTCGACCCTCGCGCTGCACGTCGTCGCCAACGCACAGAAGGCCGGCGGCATCGCGGCGTTCATCGACGCCGAGCACGCGCTCGACCCCGAGTACGCCAAGAAGCTGGGGGTCGACACCGACGCCCTGCTCGTGTCGCAGCCGGACAACGGCGAGCAGGCGCTCGAGATCATGGACACGCTGATCCGCTCGGGTGCGATCGACGTCATCGTCATCGACTCGGTGGCGGCCCTCGTGCCCAAGGCGGAGATCGAGGGTGAGATGGGCGACTCGCACGTCGGTCTGCAGGCCCGGCTCATGTCGCAGGCGCTGCGCAAGATCACGGGCGCGCTCAACGCGTCGGGCACCACGGCGATCTTCATCAACCAGCTGCGCGAGAAGATCGGCGTGTTCTTCGGCAGTCCCGAGACCACGACGGGTGGCAAGGCGCTGAAGTTCTACGCCTCCATCCGCATGGACATCCGCCGCATCGAGACCCTCAAGGAGGGCACCGAGGCGGTCGGCAACCGCACGCGCGTCAAGGTCGTGAAGAACAAGATGGCCCCGCCCTTCAAGCAGGCCGAGTTCGACATCCTGTACGGCGTGGGCATCTCCCGCGAGGGGTCGCTCATCGACATGGGCGTGGAGCACGGCTTCGTCCGCAAGTCGGGTGCGTGGTTCACGTACGAGGGGGACCAGCTGGGCCAGGGCAAGGAGAACGCCCGCAAGTTCCTGCGGGACAACCCCGACCTCGCGAACGAGCTCGACAAGAAGATCCTCGAGAAGCTCGGCATCGGCGCGAAGGTCGACGCACCTGCCGACGCCCCGGTCGCGGTCGACTTCTGA
- a CDS encoding alkaline phosphatase family protein, with product MTGVAPAPDGAGDTDGGRRSAQRAARRRWLPRAVDVSDALVSLVVTALGLAAAIALVDGVTLRTPWAVLLVALAVGLGDLVLRAPLRLLATVAGAGGALVAGVAAQVLVAWAALRVVPGVTLTSGWSVVWVLLLASVAMAVGRWVWGSSDNEYVVADVVRRARHRTRGAAATGAARPPGLLVVQLDGVSAPVLDQAVDAGLVPTMQRWVEQGTHRVDTWWSSVPSTTPAAQAGLLHGAADRIPAFRWWDRELGRLVVTNHPDDAALVEERLSDGRGLLSGGGTAVATMFSGDASSAFLVMSRGRRHGFGPGAGYLRVFARPFVLARAVVLTVGEVVKELYQARRQAVHDVRPRVPRGGWYVVLRAATNVLLRDLATSLVADALVRGDPTVFVDLVDYDEVAHHAGPTRPESLRSLEGLDQVLRILEEVARVAPRAYDLVVLSDHGQTLGATFEQVEGRSLLDTVRALMADPDADGLQSVDGEQWGPVNALLIGVLGRPGDRVVLGPDAGADRRRGRSRREEGVPRVREHGRTHPAAGDAPDVVVVGSGNLGLVWFPDAPGRMLLEDLQERWPGLVPGLAARPAVGVVVVDSRARGLVAVGARGLRLLEADGDVVEGEDPLGPYPARARADLRRAARLADTGDLLLVSAVGPRDDVHAFEGQVGSHGGLGGAQNLAFLLHPADLVLDDARCEEVDGRRMLVGADAVHAQLVAWLVERGVRPAAVPAQVWEDV from the coding sequence GTGACCGGCGTCGCCCCGGCGCCGGACGGTGCCGGTGACACCGACGGTGGCCGTCGCAGCGCGCAGCGGGCGGCCCGCAGGCGCTGGCTGCCGCGCGCGGTCGACGTCTCCGACGCCCTCGTCTCGCTCGTCGTCACCGCCCTGGGCCTGGCTGCCGCGATCGCGCTGGTCGACGGCGTCACCCTGAGGACGCCCTGGGCGGTGCTGCTCGTGGCGCTCGCCGTGGGGCTCGGGGACCTCGTGCTGCGCGCGCCCCTGCGGCTGCTCGCGACGGTCGCGGGTGCCGGGGGTGCGTTGGTCGCCGGCGTCGCCGCGCAGGTGCTCGTGGCGTGGGCCGCGCTGCGCGTCGTGCCGGGGGTCACGCTGACGTCCGGGTGGTCGGTCGTGTGGGTCCTCCTCCTCGCGTCCGTGGCGATGGCCGTGGGCCGGTGGGTCTGGGGCTCCAGCGACAACGAGTACGTGGTGGCGGACGTCGTCCGGCGTGCGCGCCACCGCACCCGGGGTGCCGCCGCGACGGGGGCCGCGCGTCCGCCCGGTCTGCTCGTGGTCCAGCTCGACGGCGTGAGCGCACCCGTCCTCGACCAGGCCGTGGACGCGGGCCTGGTGCCGACGATGCAGCGGTGGGTCGAGCAGGGGACGCACCGCGTCGACACCTGGTGGTCGAGCGTGCCCTCGACGACGCCGGCCGCGCAGGCGGGCCTCCTGCACGGCGCGGCGGACCGCATCCCCGCGTTCCGGTGGTGGGACCGCGAGCTGGGTCGCCTCGTGGTGACGAACCACCCGGACGACGCGGCGCTCGTCGAGGAGCGGCTCAGCGACGGGCGCGGCCTGCTGTCCGGCGGCGGGACGGCCGTGGCCACCATGTTCTCCGGCGACGCGTCGTCGGCGTTCCTCGTGATGAGCCGTGGGCGCCGGCACGGGTTCGGCCCGGGTGCGGGCTACCTGCGCGTCTTCGCGCGGCCGTTCGTGCTCGCCCGTGCGGTGGTCCTCACGGTCGGCGAGGTCGTCAAGGAGCTCTACCAGGCACGTCGTCAGGCGGTCCACGACGTGCGCCCGCGGGTGCCGCGGGGCGGGTGGTACGTCGTCCTGCGCGCCGCGACCAACGTGCTCCTGCGCGACCTCGCCACGTCGCTCGTGGCCGACGCGCTCGTGCGCGGCGACCCGACGGTGTTCGTCGACCTCGTCGACTACGACGAGGTCGCGCACCACGCCGGGCCGACGCGGCCCGAGTCGTTGCGCTCGCTCGAGGGTCTCGACCAGGTGCTGCGCATCCTGGAGGAGGTCGCGAGGGTCGCACCGCGGGCCTACGACCTCGTCGTGCTCTCGGACCACGGGCAGACGCTCGGCGCCACGTTCGAGCAGGTCGAGGGGCGCTCGCTGCTCGACACCGTGCGGGCGCTCATGGCGGACCCCGACGCCGACGGCCTGCAGAGCGTGGACGGTGAGCAGTGGGGTCCGGTCAACGCGCTGCTGATCGGTGTCCTGGGCCGCCCCGGGGACCGTGTCGTGCTCGGCCCCGACGCGGGCGCCGACCGGCGGCGCGGACGGTCGCGCCGCGAGGAGGGCGTCCCACGGGTCCGCGAGCACGGTCGAACGCACCCGGCGGCCGGCGACGCGCCGGACGTCGTGGTCGTGGGCTCGGGGAACCTGGGGCTGGTGTGGTTCCCCGACGCGCCGGGCAGGATGCTCCTGGAGGACCTCCAGGAGCGGTGGCCCGGGCTCGTGCCGGGTCTCGCCGCGCGACCCGCCGTGGGCGTCGTGGTCGTGGACTCCCGTGCGCGCGGGCTCGTCGCGGTCGGGGCGCGCGGCTTGCGGCTCCTGGAGGCCGACGGCGACGTCGTGGAGGGGGAGGACCCGCTCGGGCCGTACCCGGCGCGGGCACGCGCCGACCTGCGGCGTGCGGCGCGGCTGGCCGACACGGGCGACCTGCTGCTCGTCTCCGCCGTCGGCCCGCGGGACGACGTGCACGCGTTCGAGGGGCAGGTCGGCTCGCACGGTGGCCTGGGTGGGGCGCAGAACCTCGCGTTCCTGCTGCACCCCGCGGACCTCGTCCTCGACGACGCGCGGTGCGAGGAGGTCGACGGGCGCCGGATGCTGGTCGGGGCGGACGCCGTGCACGCGCAGCTCGTGGCGTGGCTCGTCGAGCGCGGTGTGCGTCCGGCAGCGGTCCCGGCGCAGGTGTGGGAGGACGTGTGA